The Oryzias latipes chromosome 1, ASM223467v1 genome contains a region encoding:
- the LOC101169013 gene encoding uncharacterized protein LOC101169013 has translation MELLKRTVCFYIVMLVAASEGQKTFLKAVVGGNVTLPESIPEEGFLLRESTNLAQVLETKLRIIREPYKNRILWDQSSGLFTITDLQRSDSGLYSIDSNNKKDVVFYNLTVFDSVAPPAVQRLNSSSDGCWLLCSVDKHSSLSWFKGQEKLERRDSVLSLNVSIPKEDLDASFRCESSNLAENRSQTVEVKTLCSHVISEESTRLRWAAIGISIAMIVVITALVVCLIKWKLRLRRRNSRRGLGSEDSVQYTAIQFQDRNMQRTTSDMQDASHLATVYGVLKKDHMDLTEPSHPTTVYDQLQSHRMDLTEASHLATVYDHLQKDHMDPTEAPQSATVYDQLQSHRMDRTGPAE, from the exons atggagcTGCTGAAAAGAACCGTCTGCTTTTATattg TGATGCTTGTTGCTGCTTCAGAGGGACAGAAGACCTTCCTGAAGGCTGTTGTGGGAGGAAACGTCACTCTGCCTGAATCTATTCCTGAGGAAGGATTTCTGCTACGGGAATCAACAAACCTTGCTCAGGTGTTAGAGACTAAACTGAGAATAATCAGGGAACCCTACAAGAACAGAATTCTGTGGGATCAATCCTCTGGACTCTTTACAATCACAGACCTGCAGAGGAGCGACTCTGGACTTTATAGCATTGATtctaataacaaaaaagatgttgTCTTTTACAACCTGACAGTTTTTG ACTCGGTGGCGCCCCCTGCTGTGCAGAGACTGAACTCCAGCTCAGACGGCTGCTGGTTGCTGTGCTCTGTGGACAAACACAGCTCTCTGTCATGGTTCAAAGGTCAGGAGAAGCTGGAGCGGAGGGACTCTGTGCTCTCTCTGAATGTCTCCATACCCAAGGAGGACCTGGACGCCTCTTTCAGATGTGAGTCCTCCAACCTGGCAGAAAACAGATCTCAGACTGTGGAGGTGAAGACGCTCTGCTCACATGTCATTTCAGAAGAATCAACCAGGCTCC GTTGGGCAGCGATCGGCATCTCCATAGCAATGATAGTTGTTATCACTGCGTTGGTCGTTTGTTTAATCAAGTGGAAACTCAGACTCAGACGCAGAAACTCAAGACGAG gaCTTGGAAGCGAAGACTCAGTCCAGTATACGGCAATACAGTTCCAGGACAGGAACATGCAG AGAACTACGTCTGACATGCAGGACGCCTCCCACCTGGCTACGGTGTATGGCGTCCTGAAGAAGGATCACATGGACCTGACAGAACCCTCCCATCCAACCACGGTGTACGACCAGCTGCAGAGTCATCGCATGGACCTGACGGAGGCCTCCCACCTGGCCACCGTGTACGACCACCTACAGAAGGACCACATGGACCCGACAGAAGCCCCCCAATCCGCCACGGTGTACGACCAGCTGCAGAGTCATCGCATGGACCGGACGGGACCTGCAGAGTGA